The following proteins come from a genomic window of Fontisubflavum oceani:
- a CDS encoding lysophospholipid acyltransferase family protein, producing the protein MYDRRSLTYANSFDTVWTQHTIKAIEWMTGKIPIIRRVRQFERQGAPVGQAFWPATMKAMGIDLQTPQAQLDHIPTDGPVVFVANHPHGLVDGMILADLIGRRRTDYRILSRSILTGIDESAASYMIAVPFPHEPEAQSKMIEMRGRAMDHLAQNGLIALFPSGVVATSETMFGPAIEAEWNVFTAKMIRKSGATIVPCFFQGANSRWYQIANRISPVLRQGLLIHEVVHSFDKPQAPIIGRPLTPKDWEPRIGNPRQFMAWLREHTLSLKDNPDA; encoded by the coding sequence ATGTATGACCGGCGTAGCCTGACCTATGCCAACAGTTTCGACACGGTCTGGACGCAGCACACGATCAAAGCCATCGAATGGATGACGGGCAAAATCCCGATCATCCGTCGGGTGCGGCAGTTCGAACGCCAAGGCGCCCCGGTTGGGCAGGCGTTTTGGCCCGCAACAATGAAAGCCATGGGCATCGATCTGCAAACCCCGCAGGCGCAGCTTGACCACATTCCAACCGATGGCCCTGTCGTGTTTGTCGCCAATCACCCGCACGGGTTGGTTGATGGGATGATTTTGGCCGATTTGATTGGCCGCCGCCGGACGGATTACCGCATTCTCAGCCGGTCGATCCTGACCGGGATCGACGAAAGCGCGGCCAGCTATATGATTGCGGTGCCGTTCCCGCACGAGCCCGAAGCACAGAGCAAAATGATCGAAATGCGTGGCCGCGCCATGGATCATCTGGCGCAAAACGGACTCATTGCACTGTTCCCATCCGGCGTCGTGGCGACATCCGAGACGATGTTTGGCCCGGCGATTGAGGCGGAGTGGAATGTATTCACTGCCAAGATGATCCGGAAATCCGGCGCGACCATCGTGCCGTGCTTCTTTCAGGGAGCAAACTCCCGCTGGTATCAGATAGCCAATCGGATCTCGCCGGTGTTGCGCCAGGGCTTGCTGATCCACGAGGTGGTGCATTCGTTCGACAAGCCGCAAGCGCCAATCATTGGCAGACCGCTCACGCCTAAGGATTGGGAGCCGCGTATTGGCAACCCGCGGCAATTTATGGCCTGGTTGCGCGAACACACTCTGTCTCTGAAAGACAATCCCGACGCCTGA
- a CDS encoding 3-hydroxybutyryl-CoA dehydrogenase — protein sequence MDIQKIGIVGAGQMGNGIAHVCALAGYDVVLNDISQDMLDKAVALVDRNLDRQVSREKISADDKAAAMERISTTLVLKELGPSDLIIEAATERETVKQAIFEDLLPHLKPDTILTSNTSSISITRLASRTDRPEKFMGFHFMNPVPVMQLVELIRGIATDEETFKACKAVVDKLGKTAATAEDFPAFIVNRILMPMINEAVYTLYEGVGSVQSIDSSMKLGANHPMGPLELADFIGLDTCLAIMNVLHDGLADTKYRPCPLLTKYVEAGWLGRKTERGFYDYRGDTPVPTR from the coding sequence ATGGATATTCAGAAGATCGGAATTGTGGGCGCGGGGCAGATGGGCAACGGCATCGCCCATGTCTGTGCGCTTGCAGGCTATGACGTTGTTCTGAATGATATTTCCCAAGATATGCTGGATAAGGCTGTGGCCCTGGTCGACCGCAATCTTGATCGGCAGGTGAGCCGTGAAAAGATCAGCGCTGACGACAAGGCCGCCGCGATGGAACGGATTTCGACGACCCTTGTTCTCAAGGAGTTGGGTCCGTCGGATTTGATCATCGAGGCCGCAACCGAACGTGAGACCGTCAAACAGGCCATTTTTGAAGACCTGCTGCCGCATCTGAAGCCAGATACAATTCTGACTTCGAACACGTCTTCGATCTCAATCACGCGTCTGGCCAGCCGGACCGACCGGCCCGAGAAATTCATGGGATTCCATTTCATGAACCCGGTGCCGGTAATGCAACTGGTGGAGTTGATCCGCGGGATCGCCACCGATGAAGAGACGTTCAAAGCCTGCAAAGCAGTGGTTGATAAGCTTGGCAAAACGGCTGCGACCGCCGAAGACTTCCCCGCCTTCATCGTCAATCGCATCTTGATGCCGATGATCAACGAGGCGGTCTATACGCTTTATGAGGGGGTCGGATCGGTTCAATCCATCGACAGTTCCATGAAACTGGGCGCAAACCATCCTATGGGGCCGCTGGAATTGGCGGATTTTATCGGGCTCGACACCTGCCTGGCGATCATGAATGTGCTGCATGACGGGCTGGCGGATACGAAGTATCGGCCCTGCCCCCTGCTCACGAAATATGTCGAAGCCGGTTGGCTTGGACGTAAGACCGAGCGTGGGTTCTACGATTATCGCGGTGACACCCCTGTGCCGACACGCTGA
- a CDS encoding electron transfer flavoprotein subunit alpha/FixB family protein produces MAVLVLAEVTDGALAMDATAKAVTAAAALGDVTLLCVGASAKAAADEAATIAGVSKVLCAEDALYGHRLAEPVADLMVSLAGDYSHITAPATTDAKNIMPRVAALLDVMVISDATAVVDADTFERPIYAGNAIQTVKSSDATKVVTFRTSTFDAAATGGSAAVEMIGAAGDPGLSSWVEDKVAESDRPELTSAGIVVSGGRGVGSEEQFAIIEGLADKLGAAVGASRAAVDSGYAPNDWQVGQTGKVVAPELYIAVGISGAIQHLAGMKDSKVIVAINKDEEAPIFQVADYGLVADLFDAVPELTEKLG; encoded by the coding sequence ATGGCTGTTCTGGTTCTTGCAGAAGTGACCGATGGCGCGCTGGCGATGGATGCCACCGCGAAAGCCGTGACCGCTGCGGCGGCATTGGGCGATGTGACGCTGCTTTGCGTGGGCGCCTCGGCGAAAGCTGCCGCTGATGAAGCGGCGACGATTGCAGGCGTCTCCAAAGTGCTTTGCGCCGAAGATGCGCTTTATGGCCACCGCCTGGCCGAGCCGGTTGCGGACCTGATGGTGAGCCTTGCCGGCGATTACAGCCACATCACCGCGCCGGCGACGACGGATGCGAAAAACATCATGCCGCGTGTCGCCGCGCTGCTTGATGTGATGGTGATCTCGGATGCCACCGCCGTGGTGGATGCGGACACCTTTGAACGCCCGATCTATGCCGGCAATGCGATCCAGACGGTGAAATCCTCGGATGCGACCAAGGTAGTGACTTTCCGGACCTCGACCTTCGATGCCGCTGCCACTGGTGGCAGCGCGGCGGTCGAGATGATCGGCGCGGCCGGTGATCCGGGCCTGTCATCCTGGGTTGAGGACAAAGTGGCCGAAAGCGACCGGCCCGAGTTGACCTCGGCAGGGATTGTTGTCTCCGGCGGGCGCGGCGTTGGCTCGGAAGAGCAGTTTGCGATCATCGAAGGCTTGGCCGACAAACTTGGCGCGGCGGTTGGCGCGTCTCGCGCGGCGGTCGATTCGGGCTATGCACCGAACGATTGGCAGGTTGGCCAGACCGGTAAGGTCGTGGCGCCCGAGCTTTACATCGCGGTCGGCATCTCGGGGGCGATCCAGCACCTCGCGGGCATGAAAGACAGTAAGGTCATCGTCGCGATCAACAAAGACGAAGAGGCACCGATCTTCCAGGTCGCCGATTACGGCCTCGTCGCGGACCTGTTCGATGCGGTGCCAGAACTGACCGAAAAACTCGGCTAA
- a CDS encoding electron transfer flavoprotein subunit beta/FixA family protein: MKVLVPVKRVIDYNVKVRVKADGSGVDLANVKMSMNPFDEIAVEEAIRLKEAGKAEEVIAVSIGVKQAQETLRTALAMGADRAILVVAAEDVHQDIEPLAVAKILKAVIDEEQPGLVLAGKQAIDNDMNATGQMLGALTGWAQATFASGVEIEGDSAKVTREVDGGLQTIEVKMPAIVTVDLRLNEPRYASLPNIMKAKKKPLDEKTAADYGVDVTPRLEVLKTAEPESRKAGVMVGSVDELLTKLKDEAGVI, from the coding sequence ATGAAGGTGTTGGTGCCTGTTAAGCGCGTGATTGACTATAACGTGAAGGTCCGGGTGAAAGCGGACGGGTCCGGTGTCGATCTCGCCAACGTTAAAATGTCGATGAACCCGTTTGATGAGATCGCTGTCGAAGAGGCCATCCGTCTGAAAGAAGCGGGCAAGGCCGAAGAAGTCATCGCGGTTTCGATCGGGGTGAAACAGGCGCAAGAGACACTGCGCACAGCGCTGGCCATGGGTGCAGATCGGGCGATTTTGGTCGTCGCCGCCGAGGATGTGCACCAGGATATCGAGCCGCTGGCCGTCGCCAAGATCCTGAAAGCCGTGATCGACGAAGAGCAGCCGGGCCTCGTGCTTGCGGGCAAACAGGCGATCGACAACGATATGAACGCCACCGGCCAGATGCTGGGCGCGCTGACCGGTTGGGCGCAGGCAACCTTCGCTTCGGGCGTTGAGATCGAAGGCGACAGCGCCAAGGTCACCCGCGAGGTTGATGGCGGTTTACAGACCATCGAGGTGAAGATGCCCGCCATCGTCACCGTCGATCTGCGCCTGAACGAGCCGCGTTATGCCAGCCTGCCGAACATCATGAAGGCGAAGAAAAAGCCGCTGGATGAGAAGACCGCCGCCGATTACGGCGTCGATGTCACGCCGCGCCTTGAGGTTCTGAAAACCGCCGAGCCGGAAAGCCGCAAGGCTGGTGTCATGGTCGGCTCGGTCGATGAGCTGCTGACGAAACTCAAAGACGAAGCGGGGGTGATCTGA